AGGTCAGCAGCACCCAGAAAATCTGCGATGCGGCGTACCAGCTTTCAGCGAATTGGCTGATTTGAGGCATGGATATACTCGACCGACAAAAGAAAAGCAGTCGCGGGGCCTACTTTAGCGAGCAGACCCCGCAGACGAAATCAGGCTGCCTTGAGGTACAGCAGGATCGCGATCAGGAACGACAGCAGGCCGAGAAGTTCGGCGGCCGCGAAGCCGATGAACAGGCGGCCCTGCTGGCCGTCGGCCGCTGCGGGGTTGCGCAGCGCGCTTTCGAGGAAGCTACCGAACACGTTGCCCACACCGATGGCGGCCATACCGGCACCGATAGCGGCCAGACCGGCGCCGATGAGCGAAGCAGCTTGAACGTCCATTTTATACTCCTTGGGAAAAACGATAATTATGCAGTTGAAAAATCAGTGCAGATTGATCGCGTCGTTCAGATAGAGCGACGTGAGCAGCGCGAAAACATAAGCCTGGATGCCCGCCACCAGCAGTTCGAGACCACTGATCCCGATCATCAACGCCATGCTGGGGAGGCCGACGCCGAGCCCGATCGCGGGGCCGGCTGCGATTCCGTCGATG
This DNA window, taken from Sphingopyxis sp. PAMC25046, encodes the following:
- a CDS encoding F0F1 ATP synthase subunit C gives rise to the protein MDVQAASLIGAGLAAIGAGMAAIGVGNVFGSFLESALRNPAAADGQQGRLFIGFAAAELLGLLSFLIAILLYLKAA